A DNA window from Pseudorasbora parva isolate DD20220531a chromosome 19, ASM2467924v1, whole genome shotgun sequence contains the following coding sequences:
- the mturn gene encoding maturin, whose product MEFKELVDTAEKWCSGNPFDLIFAEDVDERRLDFYAEPGISFYVLCPDNLTGGTDNFHVWSESEDCLPFLQLAQDYISSCGKKTLLEVLDKVFRSFRPLLGLPDIDDDTFDQYHADVEEEPEPDHQQMGVSQQ is encoded by the exons ATGGAGTTCAAAGAGCTGGTGGACACCGCCGAGAAATGGTGCTCCGGGAACCCCTTCGACCTGATCTTCGCCGAGGATGTGGACGAGAGGCGGCTGGACTTCTACGCCGAGCCCGGGATCTCGTTTTACGTGCTCTGCCCGGACAATCTCACGGGAGGAACCGACAATTTT caCGTGTGGAGTGAGAGCGAGGACTGTCTACCGTTCCTGCAGCTGGCCCAGGACTACATCTCCTCCTGCGGGAAGAAAACACTGCTGGAGGTGCTGGACAAAGTCTTCAGATCCTTCAGGCCT CTCCTGGGTCTTCCAGATATCGATGATGACACATTCGATCAGTATCATGCAGATGTGGAGGAGGAACCAGAGCCAGACCACCAGCAGATGGGCGTGAGCCAGCAATAA